One Bdellovibrio bacteriovorus str. Tiberius DNA segment encodes these proteins:
- a CDS encoding HD family phosphohydrolase gives MQRGKNPKKGESPAKRVNYEDHSLKFLDWVDSIGLEKTFLGRIVQLMEEKFFIRRAALIFLYCVLLSYTIFYQFDIPYNFTVGDVAKYDVTSPMGFEMTDEVTTEEKRLKAEYTVPIVYDYDTSVFERVSVNLIHSFRSMRAYYRETKWPTAPAQYRVAVKDFFQYKKQFEKELGVGVSDFMFEWLIDLRFNPRIEAIVIRNLENWYDRKVAEAPDRFIPASQAAVLGRVVHKNNLGKEFPIPREEILDLQSPENFELELKKDLNRFSESDQANILYFARSLVVPNMTLNKQETASRRQSARDAVIPVTITIKKNQNIIAQGSVVQPFQMAVIKQIENIRADKRKDIMSLSMALMLSVAILVFFSYLKRFTINKVKIEFKDVSVMMLIAFGIIFFTKIYMFITDAAFASKLGHFLPPAIFLYAAPVAAGPMLVGLLITYGEIVWLFTAFLSVCLGIMVDYNFAFMFVSLVGGIAAARGVYNCKTRNDVYYAGVRTGLVNAAMIAFILTMTKFDQEGGVKEILLSIPAGFLGGIFSALVAMMFVPLLESIFSYTTDVKLLELSNLNHPLLKEMIVKAPGTYHHSMMVGSMVEAAAEEIGANPLLGKVMCYYHDIGKMEHANYFIENQKPGHNPHDHISPFMSKTLLIAHVKDGVEMGMAYKLGKPIIDGVLQHHGTTLISYFYNKALDLKKEDGPEIGEEDFRYPGPKPQFREAALCMLADSIEAAARSLDEPTPARLQNIVKNITQRKFSDGQLDECNLTLKDISKVEAAFIRILLGIYHQRIDYPRSAGGGLGDVGHSTTSQG, from the coding sequence GAAAACATTCCTGGGTCGTATTGTGCAGCTCATGGAAGAAAAGTTCTTCATTCGTCGTGCTGCTTTGATCTTCCTGTATTGCGTTCTGCTTTCTTACACAATCTTCTATCAGTTCGATATTCCGTACAACTTCACTGTGGGTGATGTGGCCAAGTATGATGTCACTTCCCCCATGGGCTTTGAAATGACTGACGAGGTCACCACCGAGGAAAAACGCCTGAAGGCGGAATACACGGTGCCGATCGTTTACGACTATGACACCAGCGTCTTTGAGCGCGTGTCGGTGAACCTGATTCATTCCTTCCGCAGCATGCGTGCTTATTACCGCGAAACCAAATGGCCAACGGCGCCGGCACAGTACCGGGTGGCAGTGAAGGATTTCTTCCAGTACAAAAAGCAGTTTGAAAAAGAGCTGGGAGTGGGCGTTTCGGACTTTATGTTCGAATGGCTGATTGATCTCAGATTCAATCCGCGCATTGAAGCCATCGTCATTCGCAACCTTGAAAACTGGTATGACCGCAAAGTGGCTGAAGCACCTGACCGCTTTATTCCAGCCAGCCAGGCCGCAGTTCTGGGCCGGGTGGTGCACAAGAACAATCTGGGTAAGGAATTCCCGATCCCGCGGGAAGAAATCCTGGATCTTCAGTCCCCGGAAAACTTCGAGCTGGAACTGAAAAAAGACCTGAATCGTTTCTCTGAATCTGATCAGGCCAATATCCTTTATTTCGCCCGCTCTTTGGTTGTGCCCAACATGACCCTGAACAAGCAGGAAACGGCCAGTCGCCGCCAGTCCGCACGTGATGCGGTGATTCCGGTAACGATCACCATCAAAAAGAATCAGAACATCATCGCCCAAGGGTCGGTGGTTCAGCCGTTCCAGATGGCGGTGATCAAGCAGATTGAAAATATCCGTGCGGATAAACGCAAAGACATCATGTCGCTTTCCATGGCGCTGATGCTGTCGGTGGCGATTCTGGTGTTCTTCTCTTACCTGAAGCGTTTTACCATCAATAAAGTCAAAATCGAATTCAAAGACGTTTCCGTCATGATGCTGATCGCTTTTGGCATCATCTTCTTCACCAAGATCTACATGTTCATCACGGACGCGGCCTTTGCCTCAAAGCTGGGCCACTTCCTGCCTCCGGCGATTTTCCTGTATGCGGCTCCGGTGGCGGCGGGGCCAATGCTGGTGGGGCTCTTGATCACTTACGGTGAAATCGTATGGCTGTTCACGGCCTTCCTTTCGGTCTGCCTGGGTATCATGGTGGATTATAACTTTGCCTTTATGTTCGTGTCTCTGGTGGGCGGTATCGCGGCGGCGCGCGGGGTTTACAACTGCAAAACCCGTAACGACGTTTACTATGCGGGTGTGCGCACGGGGCTGGTGAATGCGGCGATGATTGCGTTTATCCTGACCATGACCAAGTTCGACCAAGAGGGCGGAGTGAAAGAGATTCTGCTTTCAATCCCGGCGGGCTTCCTGGGTGGTATTTTCTCGGCCCTGGTGGCGATGATGTTTGTTCCGCTGCTTGAATCCATCTTCAGCTACACCACGGATGTGAAATTGCTTGAACTGAGCAACCTGAATCATCCGCTGTTGAAAGAAATGATCGTGAAAGCCCCGGGAACATATCACCATTCCATGATGGTGGGTTCGATGGTGGAAGCAGCCGCGGAAGAAATCGGTGCCAATCCGTTGTTGGGTAAAGTCATGTGCTATTACCACGACATCGGTAAAATGGAGCACGCCAATTACTTTATCGAAAATCAGAAGCCGGGCCACAACCCGCATGATCATATTTCTCCGTTCATGAGCAAAACCCTTTTGATCGCCCACGTAAAAGACGGCGTCGAGATGGGGATGGCTTATAAACTGGGCAAGCCGATCATTGACGGGGTTTTGCAGCACCATGGAACGACGCTGATTTCTTACTTCTATAACAAAGCTCTGGATCTGAAAAAAGAAGACGGTCCGGAAATTGGTGAAGAGGACTTCCGTTATCCAGGTCCAAAACCGCAGTTCCGCGAAGCGGCTTTGTGTATGCTTGCCGACAGTATCGAGGCGGCGGCTCGTTCTTTGGATGAACCGACTCCGGCGCGTTTGCAGAACATCGTTAAAAACATCACGCAAAGAAAGTTCTCTGACGGGCAGTTGGATGAATGTAATCTGACCCTGAAAGACATCTCCAAGGTGGAGGCGGCTTTCATCCGCATCCTTCTGGGCATCTATCACCAGCGTATTGATTATCCTCGCAGTGCCGGGGGTGGTTTGGGTGACGTGGGTCACAGTACGACATCGCAGGGCTGA
- the ybeY gene encoding rRNA maturation RNase YbeY, giving the protein MEVLIVNESKHAAPRKFIQTWMELVVAELKRKKVLKADQARRELTLVFLDKKPAQKINMEFRSKNYATDVLSFDSMDPGSLGELVLCPEVLKRQSKDHGLTYQQELGYMLLHGVLHLLGYDHETSEEDALEMFGIQDAAFEVLLKKVSAK; this is encoded by the coding sequence ATGGAAGTTTTAATCGTCAATGAATCCAAACACGCAGCTCCTCGCAAGTTTATCCAAACCTGGATGGAGCTTGTGGTGGCTGAATTGAAGCGCAAAAAAGTGCTGAAGGCCGATCAGGCCCGCCGTGAACTGACGCTGGTGTTTTTGGATAAAAAGCCCGCCCAGAAAATCAATATGGAGTTTCGCAGTAAGAACTACGCCACGGATGTGTTGAGCTTTGACTCGATGGATCCGGGTTCATTAGGGGAGCTTGTTTTGTGCCCCGAGGTTTTAAAGCGTCAATCCAAAGACCATGGGCTCACTTATCAGCAGGAGCTGGGTTACATGCTGCTGCATGGGGTGCTGCACCTGTTGGGTTATGATCATGAAACCAGTGAAGAGGACGCTCTTGAAATGTTCGGTATTCAGGATGCGGCTTTCGAAGTCCTTTTGAAAAAAGTTTCTGCCAAATAA
- the prfB gene encoding peptide chain release factor 2 (programmed frameshift) translates to MSIVTEASEIKSKIVSLEAFSKELRGYFDLDRKKKRLEEISIQAENPALWEKPAEMQKLNKEKALLEKAVGEFDAFAGRLSDAKVLLEMAEEAQDEGSFVEVKGEIAALEKLGEELELKRVLNGELDSNSSYLSINSGAGGTESCDWASMLLRMYTRYADKHGFKVQIIEMTEGEGAGIKSCTLLIEGPYAYGYLKAESGVHRLVRISPFDSNARRHTSFASVFAWAEVDDDINIEVRPDDLKVDTFRASGAGGQHVNRTDSAVRMTHIPSGVIVTCQVERSQIQNREKALKMLKARLYEMEIEKRNAEKDAMNSQKKANEWGSQIRSYVMHPYQMVKDHRTDFETNQVDDVMDGDLDGFIMSYLKSTLTAESQPS, encoded by the exons ATGTCTATCGTTACTGAAGCCTCTGAAATTAAAAGTAAAATCGTGTCTCTCGAAGCCTTCTCTAAGGAGCTTCGGGGGTAT TTTGACTTAGATCGCAAGAAAAAACGCCTGGAAGAGATCTCCATTCAGGCTGAAAACCCCGCGCTCTGGGAAAAACCTGCTGAAATGCAAAAGCTGAATAAAGAAAAAGCCCTGCTTGAAAAAGCCGTGGGTGAATTCGACGCGTTTGCAGGTCGTTTGAGTGACGCCAAAGTTCTGCTGGAAATGGCAGAAGAAGCCCAGGATGAAGGCAGCTTCGTCGAAGTGAAAGGCGAAATTGCGGCACTGGAAAAGCTGGGTGAAGAACTTGAACTAAAACGAGTTCTGAACGGCGAGTTGGACAGCAACAGTTCGTATCTGTCCATCAACTCGGGGGCGGGTGGAACCGAGTCCTGTGACTGGGCTTCCATGTTGCTGCGTATGTACACGCGTTATGCTGACAAGCACGGCTTCAAAGTTCAAATCATCGAGATGACCGAGGGCGAGGGTGCCGGGATTAAATCCTGCACACTATTGATTGAAGGCCCTTATGCTTATGGATATCTGAAGGCAGAATCCGGAGTGCATCGTCTGGTGCGTATTTCTCCGTTTGATTCCAATGCCCGCCGCCACACATCGTTTGCGTCAGTATTTGCATGGGCGGAAGTGGATGATGACATCAACATCGAAGTTCGTCCTGACGATTTGAAAGTCGACACCTTCCGCGCGAGTGGCGCCGGTGGTCAGCACGTCAATAGAACGGATTCGGCGGTTCGTATGACGCACATTCCATCCGGGGTTATCGTAACCTGTCAGGTGGAAAGATCTCAGATTCAGAACCGTGAAAAAGCTCTGAAGATGTTGAAGGCGCGCCTTTATGAAATGGAAATCGAAAAGCGCAACGCGGAAAAAGACGCGATGAATTCCCAGAAAAAAGCCAATGAATGGGGTTCGCAGATTCGCTCTTACGTGATGCACCCTTATCAGATGGTCAAAGACCACCGCACTGACTTTGAGACCAATCAGGTCGATGATGTGATGGACGGGGATCTGGATGGATTTATCATGTCCTACTTGAAATCCACTTTGACGGCAGAAAGTCAGCCTTCGTGA
- a CDS encoding ABC transporter permease, producing the protein MKSSLPWLSWRLLFSRKTMFGGSAPLALLGLVLGVAALVASMAVMSGFENTLKTAMAEVSGHAQVVKRSRFPDDWKELEERIRKAEPTLVNTSRFVFIEAVLANKGQISGVLIQGVDTQRVNEVLNFKRRIVSGTDDLNVASDVPLALVGKNLAKKMNLSVGETFRVVVPVADSVDPSKFQRRVGAFKVQGILDLGKHDWNERFILSDLKATQELADIGGRYSGLLLKFQDVDHARDAAFNLSAVLGSPYWVRDWRDANENLFEAINVERPGIFFVVLVITIVAAFNVSATLFVNVVRRFKDIAILKTVGLSQKDIMKIFVCQGLFMGLVGLVLGFVLGIGIAYLFEFMQGRLSLISGEVYRLENIELQIRFIDGVAICIATLVICLIATIAPARRGAKLEPVEGLRSE; encoded by the coding sequence GTGAAGTCGTCATTGCCCTGGCTTTCCTGGCGACTGCTTTTCTCGCGCAAAACCATGTTTGGCGGTTCGGCTCCTTTGGCCTTGCTGGGACTGGTTTTGGGGGTGGCAGCGCTGGTGGCCTCGATGGCGGTGATGAGTGGTTTTGAAAACACTCTGAAAACGGCCATGGCCGAAGTTTCCGGCCATGCCCAAGTGGTGAAACGCTCGCGCTTCCCGGATGACTGGAAAGAGCTGGAAGAACGTATTCGTAAAGCCGAACCGACGCTGGTGAACACCAGTCGCTTTGTCTTTATTGAAGCGGTTTTGGCCAACAAAGGTCAGATCTCGGGTGTGCTGATTCAAGGTGTGGACACGCAACGGGTCAATGAGGTTTTGAATTTCAAACGCCGTATTGTCAGCGGGACCGATGACCTCAATGTTGCCAGCGATGTGCCCTTGGCGCTGGTGGGTAAAAATCTTGCCAAAAAAATGAATCTGTCTGTCGGGGAAACCTTCCGTGTGGTTGTGCCGGTGGCGGACTCTGTGGATCCGTCAAAGTTCCAGCGCCGGGTGGGTGCTTTCAAAGTGCAAGGCATTTTGGACTTGGGAAAGCATGACTGGAATGAACGTTTTATTCTGTCTGATCTGAAAGCGACCCAGGAACTGGCGGATATCGGGGGTCGCTATTCGGGTTTGTTGCTGAAATTCCAGGATGTCGATCATGCCCGCGATGCGGCCTTTAATTTGAGTGCGGTTTTGGGATCCCCTTATTGGGTGCGCGACTGGCGCGATGCCAATGAAAATCTTTTTGAAGCCATCAATGTCGAGCGCCCGGGTATTTTCTTTGTGGTTTTGGTGATCACCATTGTGGCGGCCTTCAATGTGTCGGCGACCTTGTTTGTGAATGTCGTTCGTCGTTTCAAGGACATTGCCATTCTTAAAACCGTGGGTCTGTCGCAAAAAGACATTATGAAGATCTTTGTCTGTCAGGGATTGTTCATGGGGTTGGTCGGCTTGGTGCTGGGCTTTGTTTTGGGGATTGGGATCGCCTATCTGTTTGAATTCATGCAGGGGCGTTTAAGTCTGATTTCCGGCGAAGTTTATCGTCTGGAAAATATTGAGTTGCAGATTCGATTTATTGATGGCGTGGCCATCTGTATTGCAACACTCGTGATCTGTTTGATTGCCACGATCGCACCGGCCCGTCGCGGTGCGAAGCTGGAGCCAGTGGAGGGACTAAGAAGTGAATAG
- a CDS encoding ABC transporter ATP-binding protein, translated as MNSENILLRAVDIHKSYSQGVGELEILRGVSLDIREGEAFAILGASGAGKSTLLQIMGTLDRPSKGELFCEGRDLLAMSDDELSRFRNSEMGFVFQFHHLLSEFNALENVMIPCRVGGESLKVAKEKALHLLDFMGLADRRDHHPNQLSGGELQRVAIARALVRHPKILFADEPTGNLDSHTSGKIQELFFRLKEEMKLALVIVTHDLTFATRFPKVYRMKDGNWTT; from the coding sequence GTGAATAGCGAAAACATTCTTTTGCGTGCCGTGGATATTCACAAATCCTACTCCCAAGGGGTGGGGGAGCTTGAGATTCTTCGTGGCGTCAGTCTGGACATCCGTGAAGGCGAAGCTTTTGCGATTTTGGGTGCCTCTGGAGCCGGCAAATCCACCTTGTTGCAAATCATGGGGACGCTGGATCGTCCCAGTAAGGGCGAGCTTTTCTGTGAAGGCCGTGACCTGCTGGCGATGAGTGATGATGAATTGTCCCGCTTCCGCAATTCTGAAATGGGCTTTGTATTCCAGTTCCACCATCTGTTAAGTGAATTCAATGCTCTGGAAAACGTCATGATCCCTTGCCGGGTGGGCGGGGAATCTTTGAAGGTGGCCAAAGAAAAAGCTCTGCACCTTTTGGACTTCATGGGTCTGGCGGACCGTCGTGACCATCACCCGAACCAGCTTTCCGGCGGCGAGTTGCAGCGCGTAGCCATTGCTCGTGCCTTGGTGCGCCATCCAAAGATTCTGTTCGCAGATGAACCGACGGGGAATTTGGATTCCCACACCAGTGGAAAGATCCAAGAGCTGTTCTTCCGTCTGAAGGAAGAAATGAAGTTGGCGCTTGTCATCGTGACCCACGATCTGACCTTCGCGACTCGATTCCCGAAAGTCTATCGAATGAAAGACGGTAATTGGACCACTTAA
- the bamA gene encoding outer membrane protein assembly factor BamA, which translates to MGTLSKLLCALLITFMSATVVAQPAKKKNSRAKAPVVAAESLESSSGLIVKNIEVAGNRKIEKDAILAKIVTKVGEQYSTQHIREDVQALFNLGFFNDIQVDRKTTGKDVTLTYTVLEKPSVVEITYEGNSEVKSEDIADATGIKPYQLLNMAKVKEAVEKIQKLYEDKGFFLAKIDSEVQEVTKDETVRLVFKIRENDKVKVKKITFLGNNHMGDSSLKSKMLTQEGGFFSGISGSGQYKQEMFERDVQILRFLYWNQGYVQAKVDRPQVTVTPDKKNIYITIRIEEGEQYNVGDVDFAGDLLFPKSELREVIKIDDNGVFAYDVLQKDISELTAKYGDLGYAYANVIPRTRFNDKERRVDLVFEFDKGNKVYFGKINMVGNSKTRDKVIRRELKVHEGELYNETRRRQSLENIQRLGFFEEVNFKTSIDPERTEVMNVDISVKERNTGQIQLGAGYGTSQGFTLQGSISQANFLGKGQNLGASLNLSNTGSYYSLSFTEPYFRDTLWSLGADLYQSANTGRVDYDENHTGGAIRLGHPLAEYTRGFLKYKYDDTKLSKKYDSDGKLITDPDLFPLESASGVTSSMTGTVEYDTRNDRQMPTKGIYSSASYEYAGLGGDLKYTRGNANFRYYKNLFWDVVWRNNIQYSRIDGLDGQEVPFSELYLLGGPYSLRGYRSYRVGKMKFSEMIYDDLIAEGKSEAEAREKAWRFYGGVQQAMYQTELQFPLVKEAGIMGAGFFDIGAADDVLSDNNFFADVGFGIRWYSPIGVLRFEWGFPLNRNPAYQDATVFEFSIGPSF; encoded by the coding sequence ATGGGAACTTTGAGTAAGCTTCTTTGTGCACTGTTAATCACATTCATGTCCGCGACGGTGGTAGCTCAGCCTGCCAAAAAGAAAAACTCCCGGGCCAAGGCGCCTGTGGTGGCTGCGGAATCTTTGGAATCTTCTTCCGGTTTGATCGTTAAAAACATCGAAGTTGCCGGAAATCGCAAAATTGAAAAAGACGCCATCCTGGCAAAGATCGTCACCAAAGTTGGAGAGCAGTACAGCACCCAGCATATCCGTGAAGATGTTCAGGCGTTGTTCAACTTGGGATTCTTCAACGACATTCAGGTGGATCGTAAGACCACAGGCAAAGATGTCACGCTGACGTACACTGTTTTGGAAAAACCTTCTGTGGTTGAAATCACTTACGAAGGCAACAGTGAAGTAAAGTCTGAAGATATTGCCGATGCCACCGGTATCAAGCCATATCAGCTTTTGAATATGGCCAAAGTTAAAGAAGCGGTCGAGAAAATTCAGAAGCTTTATGAAGACAAAGGCTTCTTCCTGGCCAAGATCGATTCTGAAGTTCAAGAGGTCACCAAAGACGAAACTGTCCGTCTGGTCTTTAAGATCCGTGAAAATGATAAAGTAAAAGTTAAAAAGATCACCTTCCTTGGTAACAACCATATGGGTGACAGCTCTCTGAAAAGCAAAATGCTGACTCAAGAGGGTGGCTTCTTCTCTGGCATCAGTGGTTCCGGCCAGTACAAGCAAGAGATGTTTGAACGTGACGTTCAGATCCTTCGCTTCCTTTACTGGAATCAGGGTTATGTTCAGGCCAAGGTCGATCGTCCTCAAGTGACGGTGACGCCGGATAAAAAGAACATCTATATCACCATCCGAATTGAAGAGGGTGAGCAGTACAACGTCGGCGACGTGGATTTCGCCGGCGATCTTTTGTTCCCGAAGTCTGAGCTGCGTGAAGTGATCAAGATCGATGACAATGGTGTCTTTGCTTACGATGTGTTGCAAAAAGACATCAGTGAGCTCACGGCGAAGTACGGGGATCTTGGTTATGCCTACGCCAACGTTATTCCGCGCACTCGTTTCAACGACAAAGAACGTCGTGTGGATCTGGTGTTTGAATTCGACAAGGGCAACAAGGTTTACTTCGGTAAAATCAATATGGTTGGAAACTCCAAGACCCGTGACAAGGTCATCCGTCGTGAATTGAAAGTTCATGAAGGGGAGCTGTACAACGAAACTCGCCGTCGTCAGTCCCTGGAAAACATCCAGCGTCTGGGCTTCTTTGAGGAAGTGAACTTCAAGACCTCCATTGATCCGGAACGCACGGAAGTGATGAATGTCGATATTTCTGTGAAAGAGCGTAACACCGGTCAGATCCAGTTGGGTGCGGGTTACGGTACTTCTCAAGGTTTCACTTTGCAGGGTTCTATCAGTCAGGCGAACTTCCTGGGTAAAGGTCAGAATCTGGGCGCGTCCCTGAATTTGAGCAACACGGGCAGTTACTACAGCTTGTCCTTCACAGAGCCGTACTTCCGAGACACGCTGTGGTCTTTGGGGGCGGATCTTTATCAAAGTGCGAACACTGGACGTGTGGACTATGACGAAAATCACACAGGTGGTGCGATTCGTTTGGGGCACCCGTTGGCTGAGTACACGCGCGGCTTCCTGAAATACAAATATGACGACACCAAACTGTCTAAAAAATACGACAGTGATGGCAAGCTGATCACGGATCCGGATCTGTTCCCATTGGAATCTGCTTCTGGTGTGACCAGCTCCATGACTGGAACTGTTGAATATGACACGCGTAATGACCGTCAGATGCCGACCAAAGGTATCTATTCCAGCGCGTCTTATGAATATGCCGGTCTGGGTGGAGATCTGAAGTATACTCGCGGAAATGCCAACTTCAGATACTACAAGAACCTGTTCTGGGATGTGGTGTGGCGAAATAACATCCAATATTCCCGTATCGACGGCTTGGATGGTCAGGAAGTTCCGTTCTCTGAACTGTACCTTCTGGGTGGACCGTACTCTTTGCGTGGTTATAGATCTTACCGCGTGGGTAAAATGAAGTTCTCTGAAATGATTTATGACGATCTGATCGCTGAAGGTAAGTCCGAAGCGGAAGCTCGCGAGAAGGCTTGGCGTTTCTACGGGGGCGTTCAGCAGGCCATGTACCAGACGGAATTACAGTTCCCTTTGGTTAAAGAAGCTGGCATCATGGGTGCTGGATTCTTCGATATCGGTGCCGCGGATGATGTCCTTTCAGACAACAACTTCTTCGCGGACGTCGGCTTCGGTATTCGCTGGTACTCACCAATTGGTGTCCTGCGCTTCGAATGGGGCTTCCCACTGAACCGCAACCCAGCATACCAAGACGCCACCGTCTTCGAATTCTCCATCGGGCCTAGCTTCTAA
- a CDS encoding OmpH family outer membrane protein: MKRMLIVLSMLLTASLAQAEAKVGFVDMQKAIQSTSAGKKAKTELETEFNKKKKELEKKEADLKKMGEDLEKKKSVLSEEALGKKQAEFQEEMLKYRDVVGKSQIEIQKKERELTAPILEKMKKVIAKLAKDKGYTLVLENSQMVLYATADADLTTEVIAAFEKEK; the protein is encoded by the coding sequence ATGAAAAGAATGTTGATCGTGTTGAGCATGCTACTGACGGCATCTTTGGCACAAGCGGAAGCAAAAGTTGGATTTGTTGATATGCAAAAAGCTATTCAATCCACTTCTGCTGGTAAGAAGGCAAAAACTGAACTTGAAACAGAGTTCAACAAAAAGAAAAAAGAACTAGAGAAAAAAGAAGCAGACTTGAAAAAAATGGGTGAAGACCTGGAAAAGAAAAAGTCTGTTCTTTCTGAAGAAGCGCTTGGTAAAAAACAAGCTGAATTCCAGGAAGAAATGCTGAAGTATCGTGATGTGGTGGGCAAAAGCCAGATCGAGATTCAGAAAAAAGAACGTGAGCTGACTGCTCCGATTCTTGAGAAAATGAAGAAAGTGATCGCGAAACTTGCGAAAGACAAAGGTTACACTCTGGTGCTGGAGAACTCTCAAATGGTTCTTTACGCAACAGCGGATGCGGACCTGACAACTGAAGTAATCGCGGCCTTCGAAAAAGAAAAGTAG
- the lpxA gene encoding acyl-ACP--UDP-N-acetylglucosamine O-acyltransferase, translating into MANYKIHPSSVISPDVHIADDVEIGPYCLIQGKGFIGKGTFVEGHVTLGSRHGIIEIGENNHFCPGAVIGGAPQDLSYKGEPTKLIIGNNNTFREFSTANLATSKGDGKTEVGNNGYFMAYTHIGHDCKVGNNVTIANNSHLGGHCEVEDGVTIGGVCAFNQFTKVGRGAFVAGSSIVNKDILPFCRAQGTYATIRATNKIGLARKGFPREEIANVHKAIRIIIMGSHTVEEGIERILNECTMSPNIEYFVNFIRSSKRGIAVDRSPKGWQDDE; encoded by the coding sequence ATGGCAAATTATAAAATTCATCCAAGCAGTGTTATCTCTCCAGACGTGCATATCGCCGACGACGTTGAAATCGGCCCTTACTGTTTGATTCAAGGCAAAGGCTTTATTGGCAAAGGCACATTCGTCGAAGGTCATGTGACACTGGGTTCCCGTCACGGCATCATCGAAATCGGCGAAAACAATCATTTCTGTCCCGGTGCTGTAATCGGAGGGGCTCCTCAGGACCTTTCCTACAAAGGTGAACCAACCAAATTGATTATCGGTAACAACAACACATTCCGTGAATTCTCCACCGCCAACCTTGCGACCAGCAAAGGTGACGGTAAAACAGAAGTCGGCAACAACGGTTACTTCATGGCTTACACGCACATCGGGCATGACTGCAAAGTCGGCAATAATGTGACCATTGCCAACAACTCCCACTTGGGTGGGCATTGTGAAGTCGAAGACGGTGTGACTATCGGGGGCGTTTGCGCCTTCAATCAGTTCACTAAAGTGGGTCGCGGTGCTTTCGTGGCCGGTTCTTCCATCGTGAACAAGGACATCCTGCCGTTCTGCCGTGCTCAAGGCACTTACGCGACAATCCGCGCGACCAACAAAATCGGTCTGGCGCGCAAAGGCTTCCCGCGTGAGGAAATCGCAAACGTGCACAAAGCCATCCGTATCATCATCATGGGTTCTCACACTGTGGAAGAAGGCATCGAACGCATTCTGAACGAATGCACGATGAGCCCGAATATCGAGTACTTCGTGAACTTCATTCGCTCTTCCAAACGCGGTATCGCCGTGGACAGAAGCCCTAAAGGATGGCAGGACGATGAGTAA
- a CDS encoding Gfo/Idh/MocA family protein, with the protein MSKKLRGAVVGVGYLGNFHAQKYKNNPNVELVGVCDHFPAQADKIAAQLGVKSFHKPQDLIGEVDLVTIAASTMSHFELAKMFLENGIHVNVEKPITATVPQAEELLALAAKKNLKVAVGHIERFNPAINDLQKHLKNPKFIELNRMAPYNKRGSDVSVLHDLMIHDMDLLFWLTGSEIESMVASGTKLISKHLDTASASFKMKNGVHVVINVSRVSPVAQRSIRVLQDDCTLFAQTGTLEIEKVVPGAGGDEFISASKWSVEKADALQRETDAFIDCVLNDKQPVVTGLDGLKALKAIEDVQRMIEG; encoded by the coding sequence ATGAGTAAGAAACTTCGTGGCGCGGTTGTCGGGGTTGGATACCTTGGCAACTTCCACGCCCAGAAATACAAAAACAATCCGAACGTGGAGCTGGTCGGGGTGTGTGATCACTTCCCGGCACAAGCCGATAAAATTGCAGCTCAGCTGGGGGTGAAAAGCTTCCACAAGCCGCAGGATCTTATCGGTGAAGTGGATCTGGTGACGATTGCTGCCAGCACGATGAGCCACTTTGAACTGGCAAAAATGTTTCTGGAAAATGGCATTCACGTCAACGTGGAAAAGCCGATCACAGCGACCGTGCCGCAAGCTGAAGAGCTGCTGGCGCTGGCTGCTAAAAAGAACCTGAAAGTGGCCGTGGGGCATATCGAAAGATTCAACCCCGCGATCAATGATCTGCAAAAGCATCTTAAAAATCCTAAATTTATCGAATTGAACCGCATGGCGCCTTATAACAAGCGCGGTTCCGATGTCAGCGTTTTGCACGATCTGATGATCCACGATATGGATCTTTTGTTCTGGCTGACAGGTTCTGAGATTGAATCCATGGTGGCTTCCGGGACCAAGCTGATCTCCAAACATCTGGATACAGCGTCGGCCTCTTTCAAAATGAAAAACGGTGTGCACGTGGTGATCAATGTCAGCCGCGTTTCACCGGTGGCACAACGATCCATTCGTGTGCTGCAGGATGATTGTACGCTGTTTGCTCAGACGGGCACTTTGGAAATTGAAAAAGTGGTTCCCGGCGCAGGCGGTGACGAGTTTATTTCCGCCAGCAAATGGTCTGTTGAAAAGGCCGATGCCCTGCAGAGGGAAACCGACGCTTTCATCGACTGTGTATTAAATGACAAACAACCTGTCGTCACAGGTCTTGACGGGTTGAAGGCCCTGAAAGCCATCGAAGACGTGCAGAGAATGATTGAGGGCTGA